The Equus caballus isolate H_3958 breed thoroughbred chromosome 22, TB-T2T, whole genome shotgun sequence genome window below encodes:
- the EPB41L1 gene encoding band 4.1-like protein 1 isoform X15, producing the protein MTTETGPDSEVKKAQEEAPQQPEAAADATTPVTPAGHGHPEANSNEKHLPQQDTRPAEQSLDMEEKDYGEADGLSERTTPSKAQKSPQKIAKKYKSAICRVTLLDASEYECEVEKHGRGQVLFDLVCEHLNLLEKDYFGLTFCDADSQKNWLDPSKEIKKQIRSSPWNFAFTVKFYPPDPAQLTEDITRYYLCLQLRADIITGRLPCSFVTHALLGSYAVQAELGDYDAEEHVGNYVSELRFAPNQTRELEERIMELHKTYRGMTPGEAEIHFLENAKKLSMYGVDLHHAKDSEGIDIMLGVCANGLLIYRDRLRINRFAWPKILKISYKRSNFYIKIRPGEYEQFESTIGFKLPNHRSAKRLWKVCIEHHTFFRLVSPEPPPKGFLVMGSKFRYSGRTQAQTRQASALIDRPAPFFERSSSKRYTMSRSLDGASVSENHDAGPDSDKREEDGESGGRRSEAEEGELRTPTKIKELKFLDKPEDVLLKHQASINELKRTLKEPNSKLIHRDRDWERERRLPSSPASPSPKGTPEKANERAGLREGSEEKVKPPRPKAPESDTGDEDQDQERDAVFLKDNHLAIERKCSSITVSSTSSLEAEVDFTVIGDYHGSAFEDFSRSLPELDRDKSDSEPEGLVFSRDLNKGGPGQDDESGGIEDSPDRGACSTLDMPQFEPVKTETMTVSSLAIRKKIEPEAVLQTRVSTVDTSQVDGTAPGGKEFMPTTPSITTETISTTMENSVKSGKGAAAMIPGPQTVATEIRSLSPIIGKDVLTSTYSATAETLSTSTTTHVTKTVKGGFSETRIEKRIIITGDEDVDQDQALALAIKEAKLQHPDMLVTKAVVYRETDPSPEERDKKPQES; encoded by the exons ATGACAACAGAGACAGGCCCCGATTCTGAGGTGAAGAAGGCTCAGGAGGAGGCTCCACAGCAGCCTGAGGCAGCCGCTGACGCGACCACCCCTGTGACCCCCGCAGGCCACGGCCACCCTGAGGCCAACTCCAATGAGAAGCATCTGCCCCAGCAGGACACACGGCCTGCTGAACAG AGCCTAGACATGGAGGAGAAGGACTACGGTGAGGCCGACGGCCTGTCAGAGAGGACCACGCCCAGCAAGGCCCAGAAATCGCCCCAGAAGATTGCCAAGAAATACAAGAGTGCCATCTGCCGAGTCACTCTGCTCGATGCCTCTGAGTATGAGTGTGAGGTGGAG aAACATGGCCGGGGCCAGGTGCTATTTGACCTGGTCTGTGAGCACCTCAACCTCCTGGAGAAGGACTACTTTGGCCTGACCTTCTGTGATGCTGACAGCCAGAAG AACTGGCTGGACCCCTCCAAGGAAATCAAGAAGCAGATTCGGA GCAGCCCCTGGAATTTTGCCTTCACAGTCAAGTTCTACCCCCCTGACCCTGCTCAGCTGACCGAAGACATCACAAG ATACTACCTGTGCCTGCAGCTGCGGGCGGACATCATCACGGGCCGGCTGCCCTGCTCCTTCGTCACGCATGCCCTGCTGGGCTCCTACGCTGTGCAGGCTGAGCTGGGCGACTATGATGCTGAGGAGCATGTGGGCAACTATGTCAGCGAGCTCCGCTTCGCCCCTAACCAGACCcgggagctggaggagaggatcATGGAGCTGCACAAGACGTATAG GGGCATGACCCCAGGAGAAGCAGAAATCCACTTCCTAGAGAATGCGAAGAAGCTTTCCATGTATGGAGTAGACCTGCACCATGCCAAG GACTCTGAGGGCATCGACATCATGTTAGGAGTCTGTGCCAATGGCCTGCTTATCTACCGGGACCGGCTGAGAATCAACCGCTTCGCCTGGCCCAAGATTCTCAAGATCTCCTACAAGAGGAGTAACTTTTATATCAAGATCCGGCCTGGGGAG TATGAGCAGTTTGAGAGCACAATTGGCTTTAAACTCCCAAACCACCGGTCAGCCAAGAGACTGTGGAAGGTGTGCATCGAGCACCACACGTTCTTCCG GCTGGTGTCCCCTGAGCCCCCCCCCAAGGGCTTCCTGGTGATGGGCTCCAAGTTCCGGTATAGTGGGAGGACCCAGGCACAGACCCGCCAGGCCAGCGCCCTCATCGATCGACCTGCACCCTTCTTTGAGCGTTCCTCCAGCAAACGGTACACCATGTCCCGCAGCCTTGATGGAG CCTCAGTCAGTGAGAACCATGACGCAGGACCTGACAGTGACAAGCGGGAAGAGGATGGCGAGTCTGGGGGGCGGCGGTCAGAGGCCGAGGAGGGAGAGCTGAGGACCCCCACCAAGATCAAGGAGCTAAAG TTCTTAGACAAGCCAGAGGACGTCTTGCTGAAGCACCAGGCCAGCATCAACGAGCTCAAGAGGACCCTGAAGGAACCCAACAGCAAACTGATCCACCGGGATCGAGACTGGGAGCGAGAGCGCAGGCTGCCCTCCTCacccgcctccccctcccccaagggCACCCCTGAGAAAGCCAATGAG agagcagggctgagggagggctcagaggagaaagtcaaaccaCCACGTCCCAAGGCCCCAGAGAGTGACACAGGAGATGAGGACCAAGACCAGGAGAGGGACGCAGTGTTCCTGAAGGACAACCACCTGGCCATTGAGCGCAAGTGCTCCAGCATCACAGTCAGCTCCACGTCCAGCCTGGAGGCTGAGGTCGACTTCACAGTCATTGGTGACTACCATGGCAGCGCCTTCGAAGACTTCTCCCGCAGCCTGCCTGAGCTCGACCGAGACAAAAGCGACTCGGAACCTGAGGGCCTGGTGTTCTCCCGGGATCTCAACAAGGGGGGCCCTGGTCAGGATGACGAGTCAGGGGGCATCGAGGACAGCCCGGATCGAGGGGCCTGCTCTACCCTGGATATGCCCCAGTTTGAG CCTGTGAAAACGGAAACCATGACTGTCAGCAGCCTGGCCATCAGGAAGAAGATCGAGCCGGAGGCTGTACTGCAGACCAGAGTCAGCACTGTGGACACCAGCCAG GTTGATGGCACTGCCCCAGGGGGGAAGGAGTTCATGCCAACCACTCCCTCCATCACCACGGAGACCATATCAACCACCATG GAGAACAGTGTCAAGTCCGGGAAGGGGGCAGCTGCCATGATCCCAGGCCCACAGACGGTGGCCACGGAAATCCGTTCTCTTTCTCCG ATCATCGGGAAAGATGTCCTCACCAGCACCTACAGCGCCACCGCGGAAaccctctccacctccaccaccacccatGTTACCAAA
- the EPB41L1 gene encoding band 4.1-like protein 1 isoform X5: MTTETGPDSEVKKAQEEAPQQPEAAADATTPVTPAGHGHPEANSNEKHLPQQDTRPAEQSLDMEEKDYGEADGLSERTTPSKAQKSPQKIAKKYKSAICRVTLLDASEYECEVEKHGRGQVLFDLVCEHLNLLEKDYFGLTFCDADSQKNWLDPSKEIKKQIRSSPWNFAFTVKFYPPDPAQLTEDITRYYLCLQLRADIITGRLPCSFVTHALLGSYAVQAELGDYDAEEHVGNYVSELRFAPNQTRELEERIMELHKTYRGMTPGEAEIHFLENAKKLSMYGVDLHHAKDSEGIDIMLGVCANGLLIYRDRLRINRFAWPKILKISYKRSNFYIKIRPGEYEQFESTIGFKLPNHRSAKRLWKVCIEHHTFFRLVSPEPPPKGFLVMGSKFRYSGRTQAQTRQASALIDRPAPFFERSSSKRYTMSRSLDGEFSRPASVSENHDAGPDSDKREEDGESGGRRSEAEEGELRTPTKIKELKFLDKPEDVLLKHQASINELKRTLKEPNSKLIHRDRDWERERRLPSSPASPSPKGTPEKANESQRTQDISQQDLAPEPGTATGLEVFTQKSLAASPEGSEHWVFIEREYTRPEELSLLKMTTTQQEEREAGLTDILADGRLSKVDVLVDKFKVEVATEVMVGAGRANTQQQGRMIASPEDFESVWEEGLWARDGPGGASLAVGYTLAEKLLEGSRFQVGTGETTIRMRHVSGGQQEGQTELRKELGEFQAGGRPSTPGTRPAEMDGLSLASDRGGLQSFLLDPADVEARADSSDETDTSFAERSFYLSYGEKDSEDQALPPPLEESEEHMDASPGDKTRPERSEKLAESSELNSSGPWGSAAVSCRNTGEEDEVHSPSSEEGAGPPKKHGRLDDLEAFVEQLSKETSPGQTFAEAWEEARWGVEGQFTHSASTVASEEEAPKSGDLMEKAEKSPPVGWKNHSPHRGGHVNPDLPACALPWAISPDNVRKPAKPDRGDVLPKDRGLVHTQTGELAMEDSRASAFLQMEVITHLPASPGPFQAQAAPEEVSPSPAPHKSGDPSQLMDPFGEKSLVFLKQAHPPKESPEPKDQVGLFVTPDRGECRAPPIASRKPRVVPEEAEGAIPLGLVFPSGKQKEMTSFQAGGQEGSLEDISKTSVANKIRIFETHGVRPTRRVSQGETRALPNELSSEASTGQVEQQRNKLLDLGFIQLQPPGDFAGPKATHSSVIQPATRHFRQGIPAVSPQEGGMELQLVSPDSGCETTLEEVTGGTGHNKSGDAVREEKRVTSLAANPSGKGGRLRCTSPSGPQRAGLREGSEEKVKPPRPKAPESDTGDEDQDQERDAVFLKDNHLAIERKCSSITVSSTSSLEAEVDFTVIGDYHGSAFEDFSRSLPELDRDKSDSEPEGLVFSRDLNKGGPGQDDESGGIEDSPDRGACSTLDMPQFEPVKTETMTVSSLAIRKKIEPEAVLQTRVSTVDTSQVDGTAPGGKEFMPTTPSITTETISTTMENSVKSGKGAAAMIPGPQTVATEIRSLSPIIGKDVLTSTYSATAETLSTSTTTHVTKTVKGGFSETRIEKRIIITGDEDVDQDQALALAIKEAKLQHPDMLVTKAVVYRETDPSPEERDKKPQES; encoded by the exons ATGACAACAGAGACAGGCCCCGATTCTGAGGTGAAGAAGGCTCAGGAGGAGGCTCCACAGCAGCCTGAGGCAGCCGCTGACGCGACCACCCCTGTGACCCCCGCAGGCCACGGCCACCCTGAGGCCAACTCCAATGAGAAGCATCTGCCCCAGCAGGACACACGGCCTGCTGAACAG AGCCTAGACATGGAGGAGAAGGACTACGGTGAGGCCGACGGCCTGTCAGAGAGGACCACGCCCAGCAAGGCCCAGAAATCGCCCCAGAAGATTGCCAAGAAATACAAGAGTGCCATCTGCCGAGTCACTCTGCTCGATGCCTCTGAGTATGAGTGTGAGGTGGAG aAACATGGCCGGGGCCAGGTGCTATTTGACCTGGTCTGTGAGCACCTCAACCTCCTGGAGAAGGACTACTTTGGCCTGACCTTCTGTGATGCTGACAGCCAGAAG AACTGGCTGGACCCCTCCAAGGAAATCAAGAAGCAGATTCGGA GCAGCCCCTGGAATTTTGCCTTCACAGTCAAGTTCTACCCCCCTGACCCTGCTCAGCTGACCGAAGACATCACAAG ATACTACCTGTGCCTGCAGCTGCGGGCGGACATCATCACGGGCCGGCTGCCCTGCTCCTTCGTCACGCATGCCCTGCTGGGCTCCTACGCTGTGCAGGCTGAGCTGGGCGACTATGATGCTGAGGAGCATGTGGGCAACTATGTCAGCGAGCTCCGCTTCGCCCCTAACCAGACCcgggagctggaggagaggatcATGGAGCTGCACAAGACGTATAG GGGCATGACCCCAGGAGAAGCAGAAATCCACTTCCTAGAGAATGCGAAGAAGCTTTCCATGTATGGAGTAGACCTGCACCATGCCAAG GACTCTGAGGGCATCGACATCATGTTAGGAGTCTGTGCCAATGGCCTGCTTATCTACCGGGACCGGCTGAGAATCAACCGCTTCGCCTGGCCCAAGATTCTCAAGATCTCCTACAAGAGGAGTAACTTTTATATCAAGATCCGGCCTGGGGAG TATGAGCAGTTTGAGAGCACAATTGGCTTTAAACTCCCAAACCACCGGTCAGCCAAGAGACTGTGGAAGGTGTGCATCGAGCACCACACGTTCTTCCG GCTGGTGTCCCCTGAGCCCCCCCCCAAGGGCTTCCTGGTGATGGGCTCCAAGTTCCGGTATAGTGGGAGGACCCAGGCACAGACCCGCCAGGCCAGCGCCCTCATCGATCGACCTGCACCCTTCTTTGAGCGTTCCTCCAGCAAACGGTACACCATGTCCCGCAGCCTTGATGGAG AGTTCTCCCGTCCAGCCTCAGTCAGTGAGAACCATGACGCAGGACCTGACAGTGACAAGCGGGAAGAGGATGGCGAGTCTGGGGGGCGGCGGTCAGAGGCCGAGGAGGGAGAGCTGAGGACCCCCACCAAGATCAAGGAGCTAAAG TTCTTAGACAAGCCAGAGGACGTCTTGCTGAAGCACCAGGCCAGCATCAACGAGCTCAAGAGGACCCTGAAGGAACCCAACAGCAAACTGATCCACCGGGATCGAGACTGGGAGCGAGAGCGCAGGCTGCCCTCCTCacccgcctccccctcccccaagggCACCCCTGAGAAAGCCAATGAG TCCCAGAGGACCCAGGACATCTCTCAGCAGGACTTGGCACCTGAGCCTGGGACGGCCACAGGCTTGGAAGTGTTCACTCAGAAAAGCCTCGCAGCGTCTCCTGAG GGTTCAGAGCATTGGGTATTTATAGAAAGAGAGTACACTAGGCCAGAAGAACTCAGTCTCCTAAAAATGACTACCACGCAgcaggaagaaagggaggcaggCCTCACAGATATCCTTGCTGATGGCAGACTCTCCAAGGTAGACGTCCTGGTGGACAAGTTCAAAGTTGAAGTGGCCACAGAAGTAATGGTGGGAGCTGGAAGAGCAAACACCCAGCAACAAGGAAGAATGATTGCAAGCCCTGAAGACTTTGAGTCTGTGTGGGAGGAAGGCCTGTGGGCCAGGGATGGCCCAGGAGGGGCTTCTCTGGCTGTAGGCTATACCCTGGCAGAAAAGCTCCTTGAGGGCTCCCGGTTCCAAGTGGGCACTGGAGAGACAACCATCAGGATGCGCCATGTCTCCGGTGGTCAGCAAGAGGGCCAGACGGAgctgaggaaggagctgggggaGTTCCAGGCTGGTGGAAGACCCAGTACACCAGGGACCAGGCCAGCAGAGATGGATGGCCTCTCTCTAGCCTCTGACAGGGGAGGACTCCAGTCATTTCTGCTGGACCCAGCTGACGTGGAAGCCAGAGCTGACTCCAGTGATGAAACTGATACTTCCTTTGCAGAGAGGAGCTTCTATTTAAGCTATGGAGAGAAAGATTCTGAAGACCaagccctccctccacccctggaGGAGAGTGAAGAGCACATGGATGCCTCTCCTGGAGATAAGACCAGGCCAGAGCGCTCTGAGAAGCTCGCAGAGAGCTCTGAGCTAAACTCCTCAGGCCCGTGGGGCTCTGCTGCAGTTTCCTGCAGGAACACTGGTGAAGAGGATGAAGTCCACTCACCTTCCTCAGAGGAAGGGGCAGGACCTCCCAAGAAACACGGAAGACTGGATGACCTGGAGGCCTTTGTTGAGCAGCTCAGTAAGGAAACTTCTCCAGGGCAGACGTTTGCTGAGGCCTGGGAAGAAGCCAGGTGGGGGGTAGAAGGACAGTTTACTCACTCAGCATCCACCGTGGCCTCAGAGGAAGAGGCCCCCAAGAGTGGAGATTTGATGGAAAAGGCTGAAAAAAGCCCCCCAGTGGGATGGAAGAATCACTCCCCTCACAGAGGAGGGCACGTGAACCCAGACCTCCCGGCCTGCGCCCTTCCATGGGCCATCTCTCCTGACAATGTCAGGAAGCCAGCTAAACCAGACAGAGGCGACGTCCTGCCCAAAGACAGGGGACTGGTTCACACCCAAACAGGAGAACTTGCAATGGAGGACAGCAGAGCCTCAGCATTTCTTCAGATGGAGGTGATcacccacctccctgcctccccaggtCCCTTTCAAGCTCAGGCAGCTCCAGAGGAAGTTTCTCCAAGCCCAGCCCCTCATAAGTCAGGAGATCCTTCGCAGCTCATGGATCCTTTTGGAGAAAAGTCGCTTGTGTTTCTCAAACAGGCCCATCCTCCCAAAGAAAGCCCGGAGCCCAAGGACCAAGTAGGGCTGTTTGTGACCCCGGACAGAGGGGAGTGCCGAGCGCCTCCCATTGCCAGCAGAAAGCCCAGAGTTGTCCCTGAAGAAGCTGAGGGGGCCATACCCCTGGGATTGGTGTTCCCTTCAGGGAAGCAAAAGGAGATGACCTCTTTCCAGGCGGGGGGCCAAGAGGGCTCCCTAGAAGATATTAGCAAGACCTCAGTGGCCAACAAAATTCGCATCTTTGAGACCCATGGAGTGAGACCCACTCGCCGAGTGAGCCAAGGTGAAACAAGGGCTCTTCCAAACGAGTTGTCTTCAGAGGCTTCCACGGGTCAGGTGGAGCAGCAGCGGAACAAGCTCTTAGACCTGGGCTTTATCCAACTCCAGCCCCCGGGGGACTTTGCCGGCCCCAAAGCCACACATTCCTCGGTGATACAGCCAGCAACCAGACACTTCAGGCAGGGCATTCCTGCCGTATCTCCCCAGGAAGGAGGCATGGAACTCCAGCTCGTGTCCCCCGATTCAGGCTGTGAAACTACGCTGGAAGAAGTTACTGGGGGAACTGGCCAC AACAAATCCGGAGATGCAGTCAGGGAAGAGAAGCGAGTCACCAGCTTAGCAGCGAACCCCTCTGGAAAGGGAGGGCGCCTGAGATGCACCAGCCCCTCGGGCCCTCAG agagcagggctgagggagggctcagaggagaaagtcaaaccaCCACGTCCCAAGGCCCCAGAGAGTGACACAGGAGATGAGGACCAAGACCAGGAGAGGGACGCAGTGTTCCTGAAGGACAACCACCTGGCCATTGAGCGCAAGTGCTCCAGCATCACAGTCAGCTCCACGTCCAGCCTGGAGGCTGAGGTCGACTTCACAGTCATTGGTGACTACCATGGCAGCGCCTTCGAAGACTTCTCCCGCAGCCTGCCTGAGCTCGACCGAGACAAAAGCGACTCGGAACCTGAGGGCCTGGTGTTCTCCCGGGATCTCAACAAGGGGGGCCCTGGTCAGGATGACGAGTCAGGGGGCATCGAGGACAGCCCGGATCGAGGGGCCTGCTCTACCCTGGATATGCCCCAGTTTGAG CCTGTGAAAACGGAAACCATGACTGTCAGCAGCCTGGCCATCAGGAAGAAGATCGAGCCGGAGGCTGTACTGCAGACCAGAGTCAGCACTGTGGACACCAGCCAG GTTGATGGCACTGCCCCAGGGGGGAAGGAGTTCATGCCAACCACTCCCTCCATCACCACGGAGACCATATCAACCACCATG GAGAACAGTGTCAAGTCCGGGAAGGGGGCAGCTGCCATGATCCCAGGCCCACAGACGGTGGCCACGGAAATCCGTTCTCTTTCTCCG ATCATCGGGAAAGATGTCCTCACCAGCACCTACAGCGCCACCGCGGAAaccctctccacctccaccaccacccatGTTACCAAA
- the EPB41L1 gene encoding band 4.1-like protein 1 isoform X31 — MTTETGPDSEVKKAQEEAPQQPEAAADATTPVTPAGHGHPEANSNEKHLPQQDTRPAEQSLDMEEKDYGEADGLSERTTPSKAQKSPQKIAKKYKSAICRVTLLDASEYECEVEKHGRGQVLFDLVCEHLNLLEKDYFGLTFCDADSQKNWLDPSKEIKKQIRSSPWNFAFTVKFYPPDPAQLTEDITRYYLCLQLRADIITGRLPCSFVTHALLGSYAVQAELGDYDAEEHVGNYVSELRFAPNQTRELEERIMELHKTYRGMTPGEAEIHFLENAKKLSMYGVDLHHAKDSEGIDIMLGVCANGLLIYRDRLRINRFAWPKILKISYKRSNFYIKIRPGEYEQFESTIGFKLPNHRSAKRLWKVCIEHHTFFRLVSPEPPPKGFLVMGSKFRYSGRTQAQTRQASALIDRPAPFFERSSSKRYTMSRSLDGEFSRPASVSENHDAGPDSDKREEDGESGGRRSEAEEGELRTPTKIKELKFLDKPEDVLLKHQASINELKRTLKEPNSKLIHRDRDWERERRLPSSPASPSPKGTPEKANEPVKTETMTVSSLAIRKKIEPEAVLQTRVSTVDTSQVDGTAPGGKEFMPTTPSITTETISTTMENSVKSGKGAAAMIPGPQTVATEIRSLSPTVKGGFSETRIEKRIIITGDEDVDQDQALALAIKEAKLQHPDMLVTKAVVYRETDPSPEERDKKPQES, encoded by the exons ATGACAACAGAGACAGGCCCCGATTCTGAGGTGAAGAAGGCTCAGGAGGAGGCTCCACAGCAGCCTGAGGCAGCCGCTGACGCGACCACCCCTGTGACCCCCGCAGGCCACGGCCACCCTGAGGCCAACTCCAATGAGAAGCATCTGCCCCAGCAGGACACACGGCCTGCTGAACAG AGCCTAGACATGGAGGAGAAGGACTACGGTGAGGCCGACGGCCTGTCAGAGAGGACCACGCCCAGCAAGGCCCAGAAATCGCCCCAGAAGATTGCCAAGAAATACAAGAGTGCCATCTGCCGAGTCACTCTGCTCGATGCCTCTGAGTATGAGTGTGAGGTGGAG aAACATGGCCGGGGCCAGGTGCTATTTGACCTGGTCTGTGAGCACCTCAACCTCCTGGAGAAGGACTACTTTGGCCTGACCTTCTGTGATGCTGACAGCCAGAAG AACTGGCTGGACCCCTCCAAGGAAATCAAGAAGCAGATTCGGA GCAGCCCCTGGAATTTTGCCTTCACAGTCAAGTTCTACCCCCCTGACCCTGCTCAGCTGACCGAAGACATCACAAG ATACTACCTGTGCCTGCAGCTGCGGGCGGACATCATCACGGGCCGGCTGCCCTGCTCCTTCGTCACGCATGCCCTGCTGGGCTCCTACGCTGTGCAGGCTGAGCTGGGCGACTATGATGCTGAGGAGCATGTGGGCAACTATGTCAGCGAGCTCCGCTTCGCCCCTAACCAGACCcgggagctggaggagaggatcATGGAGCTGCACAAGACGTATAG GGGCATGACCCCAGGAGAAGCAGAAATCCACTTCCTAGAGAATGCGAAGAAGCTTTCCATGTATGGAGTAGACCTGCACCATGCCAAG GACTCTGAGGGCATCGACATCATGTTAGGAGTCTGTGCCAATGGCCTGCTTATCTACCGGGACCGGCTGAGAATCAACCGCTTCGCCTGGCCCAAGATTCTCAAGATCTCCTACAAGAGGAGTAACTTTTATATCAAGATCCGGCCTGGGGAG TATGAGCAGTTTGAGAGCACAATTGGCTTTAAACTCCCAAACCACCGGTCAGCCAAGAGACTGTGGAAGGTGTGCATCGAGCACCACACGTTCTTCCG GCTGGTGTCCCCTGAGCCCCCCCCCAAGGGCTTCCTGGTGATGGGCTCCAAGTTCCGGTATAGTGGGAGGACCCAGGCACAGACCCGCCAGGCCAGCGCCCTCATCGATCGACCTGCACCCTTCTTTGAGCGTTCCTCCAGCAAACGGTACACCATGTCCCGCAGCCTTGATGGAG AGTTCTCCCGTCCAGCCTCAGTCAGTGAGAACCATGACGCAGGACCTGACAGTGACAAGCGGGAAGAGGATGGCGAGTCTGGGGGGCGGCGGTCAGAGGCCGAGGAGGGAGAGCTGAGGACCCCCACCAAGATCAAGGAGCTAAAG TTCTTAGACAAGCCAGAGGACGTCTTGCTGAAGCACCAGGCCAGCATCAACGAGCTCAAGAGGACCCTGAAGGAACCCAACAGCAAACTGATCCACCGGGATCGAGACTGGGAGCGAGAGCGCAGGCTGCCCTCCTCacccgcctccccctcccccaagggCACCCCTGAGAAAGCCAATGAG CCTGTGAAAACGGAAACCATGACTGTCAGCAGCCTGGCCATCAGGAAGAAGATCGAGCCGGAGGCTGTACTGCAGACCAGAGTCAGCACTGTGGACACCAGCCAG GTTGATGGCACTGCCCCAGGGGGGAAGGAGTTCATGCCAACCACTCCCTCCATCACCACGGAGACCATATCAACCACCATG GAGAACAGTGTCAAGTCCGGGAAGGGGGCAGCTGCCATGATCCCAGGCCCACAGACGGTGGCCACGGAAATCCGTTCTCTTTCTCCG
- the EPB41L1 gene encoding band 4.1-like protein 1 isoform X29, with product MTTETGPDSEVKKAQEEAPQQPEAAADATTPVTPAGHGHPEANSNEKHLPQQDTRPAEQSLDMEEKDYGEADGLSERTTPSKAQKSPQKIAKKYKSAICRVTLLDASEYECEVEKHGRGQVLFDLVCEHLNLLEKDYFGLTFCDADSQKNWLDPSKEIKKQIRSSPWNFAFTVKFYPPDPAQLTEDITRYYLCLQLRADIITGRLPCSFVTHALLGSYAVQAELGDYDAEEHVGNYVSELRFAPNQTRELEERIMELHKTYRGMTPGEAEIHFLENAKKLSMYGVDLHHAKDSEGIDIMLGVCANGLLIYRDRLRINRFAWPKILKISYKRSNFYIKIRPGEYEQFESTIGFKLPNHRSAKRLWKVCIEHHTFFRLVSPEPPPKGFLVMGSKFRYSGRTQAQTRQASALIDRPAPFFERSSSKRYTMSRSLDGAEFSRPASVSENHDAGPDSDKREEDGESGGRRSEAEEGELRTPTKIKELKPEQETTPRHKQEFLDKPEDVLLKHQASINELKRTLKEPNSKLIHRDRDWERERRLPSSPASPSPKGTPEKANEPVKTETMTVSSLAIRKKIEPEAVLQTRVSTVDTSQVDGTAPGGKEFMPTTPSITTETISTTMENSVKSGKGAAAMIPGPQTVATEIRSLSPTVKGGFSETRIEKRIIITGDEDVDQDQALALAIKEAKLQHPDMLVTKAVVYRETDPSPEERDKKPQES from the exons ATGACAACAGAGACAGGCCCCGATTCTGAGGTGAAGAAGGCTCAGGAGGAGGCTCCACAGCAGCCTGAGGCAGCCGCTGACGCGACCACCCCTGTGACCCCCGCAGGCCACGGCCACCCTGAGGCCAACTCCAATGAGAAGCATCTGCCCCAGCAGGACACACGGCCTGCTGAACAG AGCCTAGACATGGAGGAGAAGGACTACGGTGAGGCCGACGGCCTGTCAGAGAGGACCACGCCCAGCAAGGCCCAGAAATCGCCCCAGAAGATTGCCAAGAAATACAAGAGTGCCATCTGCCGAGTCACTCTGCTCGATGCCTCTGAGTATGAGTGTGAGGTGGAG aAACATGGCCGGGGCCAGGTGCTATTTGACCTGGTCTGTGAGCACCTCAACCTCCTGGAGAAGGACTACTTTGGCCTGACCTTCTGTGATGCTGACAGCCAGAAG AACTGGCTGGACCCCTCCAAGGAAATCAAGAAGCAGATTCGGA GCAGCCCCTGGAATTTTGCCTTCACAGTCAAGTTCTACCCCCCTGACCCTGCTCAGCTGACCGAAGACATCACAAG ATACTACCTGTGCCTGCAGCTGCGGGCGGACATCATCACGGGCCGGCTGCCCTGCTCCTTCGTCACGCATGCCCTGCTGGGCTCCTACGCTGTGCAGGCTGAGCTGGGCGACTATGATGCTGAGGAGCATGTGGGCAACTATGTCAGCGAGCTCCGCTTCGCCCCTAACCAGACCcgggagctggaggagaggatcATGGAGCTGCACAAGACGTATAG GGGCATGACCCCAGGAGAAGCAGAAATCCACTTCCTAGAGAATGCGAAGAAGCTTTCCATGTATGGAGTAGACCTGCACCATGCCAAG GACTCTGAGGGCATCGACATCATGTTAGGAGTCTGTGCCAATGGCCTGCTTATCTACCGGGACCGGCTGAGAATCAACCGCTTCGCCTGGCCCAAGATTCTCAAGATCTCCTACAAGAGGAGTAACTTTTATATCAAGATCCGGCCTGGGGAG TATGAGCAGTTTGAGAGCACAATTGGCTTTAAACTCCCAAACCACCGGTCAGCCAAGAGACTGTGGAAGGTGTGCATCGAGCACCACACGTTCTTCCG GCTGGTGTCCCCTGAGCCCCCCCCCAAGGGCTTCCTGGTGATGGGCTCCAAGTTCCGGTATAGTGGGAGGACCCAGGCACAGACCCGCCAGGCCAGCGCCCTCATCGATCGACCTGCACCCTTCTTTGAGCGTTCCTCCAGCAAACGGTACACCATGTCCCGCAGCCTTGATGGAG CAGAGTTCTCCCGTCCAGCCTCAGTCAGTGAGAACCATGACGCAGGACCTGACAGTGACAAGCGGGAAGAGGATGGCGAGTCTGGGGGGCGGCGGTCAGAGGCCGAGGAGGGAGAGCTGAGGACCCCCACCAAGATCAAGGAGCTAAAG CCGGAGCAGGAAACCACGCCGAGACACAAACAGGAG TTCTTAGACAAGCCAGAGGACGTCTTGCTGAAGCACCAGGCCAGCATCAACGAGCTCAAGAGGACCCTGAAGGAACCCAACAGCAAACTGATCCACCGGGATCGAGACTGGGAGCGAGAGCGCAGGCTGCCCTCCTCacccgcctccccctcccccaagggCACCCCTGAGAAAGCCAATGAG CCTGTGAAAACGGAAACCATGACTGTCAGCAGCCTGGCCATCAGGAAGAAGATCGAGCCGGAGGCTGTACTGCAGACCAGAGTCAGCACTGTGGACACCAGCCAG GTTGATGGCACTGCCCCAGGGGGGAAGGAGTTCATGCCAACCACTCCCTCCATCACCACGGAGACCATATCAACCACCATG GAGAACAGTGTCAAGTCCGGGAAGGGGGCAGCTGCCATGATCCCAGGCCCACAGACGGTGGCCACGGAAATCCGTTCTCTTTCTCCG